From Pseudomonas fluorescens:
CGGGCGGGTCACGGTCAACAGCACCGATGCCTACACGTCGGCCTGCCTGGGCGGCTTCGGGATCATCCAGGTGCCGGCCCTGGGCATGGCGCAGGCGTTGGCCAGTGGTGAGTTGGTGGCGGTGTTGCCGGACTATCCGGCGCCGCCGTTGGACGTGTCTCTGCTCTATGCCGGGCAGCGCCATTTACCGCTGCGGGTGCGGGTGTTCATGGACTGGTTGGCCGCGACCCTGCAAGACCAACTCTAACGCCGTGCCGACAGCTGCTGCGGCGCCAGGAACGCGTCGTGGAAGTAATCGCGGAACGCCTGCATCGCCGGGGTAAACGCCCGTTCGCGGTGCCAGGCCAGGCCGACGCTCATGGGCGTCACCGGGTCGGTCACGGTCAGGGTTTCGATGCGCTTGCCTTCCAGGGACCAGGGCCGATGCACCAGGTCCGACAGGATCGCCACGCCGCTGCCGTTGGCGACCATGCTGCGCACCGCCTCCACCGAGCTGGTGCGCAGCCGCACCTGGGGCGTTTGCCCGGCCTGTTCCCAGTAGCGCATGGCGCTGTGTTCGGCCTCGTCGACGGTGAGCAGGATGTACGGCTCGCGGGCCACATCTGCCAGGCTCACGGCGCCACGTTCGCACAATGGGTGATGGCTGGGCAGCCACAGGCGGCGTTCCGAATTGAAGAGAATTTCCGAGACGATGTCCGGGTGGGTGAGGTTGGCGGTCAGGACCACGGCCATATCAAACCGGCCGTCGAGCAGGCCCTGCTCAATGGCCTGGCGCTCTTGTTC
This genomic window contains:
- a CDS encoding LysR family transcriptional regulator, with amino-acid sequence MSLTLRQIRYFVATAEIGQISQAAIHLNISQSAVTTAIKELEALLGVQLFVRSAQGMSLTDAGRHFLNRAYVIVRSVDDALNSPLPDYRASGVLRVAASYTVLGYFLPHHLQRMEHWHPDVSIEVFEQERQAIEQGLLDGRFDMAVVLTANLTHPDIVSEILFNSERRLWLPSHHPLCERGAVSLADVAREPYILLTVDEAEHSAMRYWEQAGQTPQVRLRTSSVEAVRSMVANGSGVAILSDLVHRPWSLEGKRIETLTVTDPVTPMSVGLAWHRERAFTPAMQAFRDYFHDAFLAPQQLSARR